The following proteins come from a genomic window of Canis lupus dingo isolate Sandy chromosome 20, ASM325472v2, whole genome shotgun sequence:
- the MAU2 gene encoding MAU2 chromatid cohesion factor homolog isoform X2, whose amino-acid sequence MAAQAAAAAQAAAAQAAQAEAAESWYLALLGFAEHFRTSSPPKIRLCVHCLQAVFPFKPPQRIEARTHLQLGSVLYHHTKNSEQARSHLEKAWLISQQIQQFEDVKFEAASLLSELYCQENSVDAAKPLLRKAIQISQQTPYWHCRLLFQLAQLHTLEKDLVSACDLLGVGAEYARVVGSEYTRALFLLSKGMLLLMERKLQEVHPLLTLCGQIVENWQGNPIQKESLRVFFLVLQVTHYLDAGQVKSVKPCLKQLQQCIQTISTLHDDEILPSNPADLFHWLPKEHMCVLVYLVTVMHSMQAGYLEKAQKYTDKALMQLEKLKMLDCSPILSSFQVILLEHIIMCRLVTGHKATALQEISQVCQLCQQSPRLFSNHAAQLHTLLGLYCVSVNCMDNAEAQFTTALRLTNHQELWAFIVTNLASVYIREGNRHQELYSLLERINPDHSFPVSSHCLRAAAFYVRGLFSFFQGRYNEAKRFLRETLKMSNAEDLNRLTACSLVLLGHIFYVLGNHRESNNMVVPAMQLASKIPDMSVQLWSSALLRDLNKACGNAMDAHEAAQMHQNFSQQLLQDHIEACSLPEHNLITWTDGPPPVQFQAQNGPNTSLASLL is encoded by the exons ATGGCGGCTcaagcggcggcggcggcccaggCGGCGGCGGCCCAGGCAGCGCAGGCTGAGGCGGCCGAGTCGTGGTACCTGGCGCTTCTGGGCTTCGCCGAGCACTTCCGCACTTCCAGCCCGCCCAAGATCCGCCTGTGTGTGCACTGCCTGCAGGCCGTGTTCCCCTTCAAGCCGCCGCAGCGCATCGAGGCCCGCACGCACTTACAGCTCGGTTCCGTGCTCTACCACCACACCAAGAACAGCGAACAGGCGCGCAGCCACCTGGAGAAGGCG tggttGATATCACAGCAA ATCCAGCAGTTTGAAGATGTTAAATTTGAAGCAGCAAGTCTTTTGTCCGAGTTATACTGTCAAGAG AATTCTGTAGACGCAGCAAAGCCACTGCTGCGGAAAGCAATCCAGATCTCACAGCAGACTCCATACTGGCACTGCCGCCTGCTCTTCCAGCTTGCT CAACTGCATACACTTGAGAAGGACCTGGTGTCAGCCTGCGACCTCCTGGGTGTAGGGGCCGAGTATGCCAGAGTTGTGGGATCTGAGTACACACG GGCACTGTTCCTGCTCAGCAAAGGAATG ctgctgCTGATGGAGCGCAAGTTACAGGAAGTGCACCCGCTGCTGACCCTCTGTGGACAGATAGTTGAGAACTGGCAAGGGAACCCCATCCAGAAGGAGTCTCTGCGCGTCTTCTTCCTGGTGCTTCAGGTGACTCATTACTTGGATGCCGGGCAG GTGAAGAGCGTGAAGCCGTGCCTGAAGCAGCTACAGCAATGCATCCAGACCATCTCCACGCTGCATGATGATGAGATCCTGCCCAGCAACCCTGCCGACCTCTTCCACTGGCTGCCCAAGGAGCACATGTGTGTACTCGTCTACCTG GTGACCGTGATGCACTCCATGCAGGCCGGCTACCTGGAGAAAGCACAGAAATACACAGACAAAGCCCTCATGCAGCTGGAGAAGCTCAAGA TGCTTGACTGCAGCCCTATCCTGTCCTCCTTCCAAGTGATCCTACTTGAACATATCATCATGTGTAGGCTTGTCACAGGACACAAGGCCACTGCACTACAGGAG ATCTCCCAGGTCTGCCAGCTGTGCCAGCAGTCCCCCCGGCTCTTCTCCAACCACGCGGCACAGCTGCATACGCTGCTG GGCCTGTACTGTGTCTCTGTCAACTGCATGGACAATGCAGAAGCCCAGTTCACCACAGCCCTGCGG CTCACCAACCACCAGGAGTTGTGGGCCTTCATCGTGACCAATCTGGCGAGTGTGTATATACGGGAAGGAAATAGACACCAAGAG CTATATAGTTTGTTGGAGAGGATCAATCCAGACCACAGCTTCCCTGTCAG CTCACACTGCCTGCGAGCTGCAGCTTTCTACGTGCGCGggctcttctccttcttccaggGACGCTACAATGAGGCCAA GCGATTTCTTCGAGAAACTCTGAAGATGTCCAACGCAGAGGACCTGAACCGGCTCACAGCCTGCTCCCTTGTGCTCCTGGGCCACATCTTCTATGTGTTGGGGAACCACAGA GAGAGTAACAACATGGTGGTGCCTGCCATGCAACTGGCCAGCAAGATCCCAGACATGTCAGTGCAGCTGTGGTCCTCAGCCCTGCTGAGAG ACTTGAACAAGGCCTGCGGGAATGCCATGGATGCCCACGAAGCTGCCCAGATGCACCAGAACTTCTCCCAGCAGCTGCTCCAGGACCATATTGAGGCCTGCAGTCTCCCTGAACACAACCTCATCACG TGGACGGACGGCCCACCCCCTGTGCAGTTCCAAGCTCAAAATGGACCCAATACAAGCCTGGCCAGCCTCCTGTGA
- the MAU2 gene encoding MAU2 chromatid cohesion factor homolog isoform X3 — protein sequence MAAQAAAAAQAAAAQAAQAEAAESWYLALLGFAEHFRTSSPPKIRLCVHCLQAVFPFKPPQRIEARTHLQLGSVLYHHTKNSEQARSHLEKAIQQFEDVKFEAASLLSELYCQENSVDAAKPLLRKAIQISQQTPYWHCRLLFQLAQLHTLEKDLVSACDLLGVGAEYARVVGSEYTRALFLLSKGMLLLMERKLQEVHPLLTLCGQIVENWQGNPIQKESLRVFFLVLQVTHYLDAGQVKSVKPCLKQLQQCIQTISTLHDDEILPSNPADLFHWLPKEHMCVLVYLVTVMHSMQAGYLEKAQKYTDKALMQLEKLKMLDCSPILSSFQVILLEHIIMCRLVTGHKATALQEISQVCQLCQQSPRLFSNHAAQLHTLLGLYCVSVNCMDNAEAQFTTALRLTNHQELWAFIVTNLASVYIREGNRHQEVLYSLLERINPDHSFPVSSHCLRAAAFYVRGLFSFFQGRYNEAKRFLRETLKMSNAEDLNRLTACSLVLLGHIFYVLGNHRESNNMVVPAMQLASKIPDMSVQLWSSALLRDLNKACGNAMDAHEAAQMHQNFSQQLLQDHIEACSLPEHNLITWTDGPPPVQFQAQNGPNTSLASLL from the exons ATGGCGGCTcaagcggcggcggcggcccaggCGGCGGCGGCCCAGGCAGCGCAGGCTGAGGCGGCCGAGTCGTGGTACCTGGCGCTTCTGGGCTTCGCCGAGCACTTCCGCACTTCCAGCCCGCCCAAGATCCGCCTGTGTGTGCACTGCCTGCAGGCCGTGTTCCCCTTCAAGCCGCCGCAGCGCATCGAGGCCCGCACGCACTTACAGCTCGGTTCCGTGCTCTACCACCACACCAAGAACAGCGAACAGGCGCGCAGCCACCTGGAGAAGGCG ATCCAGCAGTTTGAAGATGTTAAATTTGAAGCAGCAAGTCTTTTGTCCGAGTTATACTGTCAAGAG AATTCTGTAGACGCAGCAAAGCCACTGCTGCGGAAAGCAATCCAGATCTCACAGCAGACTCCATACTGGCACTGCCGCCTGCTCTTCCAGCTTGCT CAACTGCATACACTTGAGAAGGACCTGGTGTCAGCCTGCGACCTCCTGGGTGTAGGGGCCGAGTATGCCAGAGTTGTGGGATCTGAGTACACACG GGCACTGTTCCTGCTCAGCAAAGGAATG ctgctgCTGATGGAGCGCAAGTTACAGGAAGTGCACCCGCTGCTGACCCTCTGTGGACAGATAGTTGAGAACTGGCAAGGGAACCCCATCCAGAAGGAGTCTCTGCGCGTCTTCTTCCTGGTGCTTCAGGTGACTCATTACTTGGATGCCGGGCAG GTGAAGAGCGTGAAGCCGTGCCTGAAGCAGCTACAGCAATGCATCCAGACCATCTCCACGCTGCATGATGATGAGATCCTGCCCAGCAACCCTGCCGACCTCTTCCACTGGCTGCCCAAGGAGCACATGTGTGTACTCGTCTACCTG GTGACCGTGATGCACTCCATGCAGGCCGGCTACCTGGAGAAAGCACAGAAATACACAGACAAAGCCCTCATGCAGCTGGAGAAGCTCAAGA TGCTTGACTGCAGCCCTATCCTGTCCTCCTTCCAAGTGATCCTACTTGAACATATCATCATGTGTAGGCTTGTCACAGGACACAAGGCCACTGCACTACAGGAG ATCTCCCAGGTCTGCCAGCTGTGCCAGCAGTCCCCCCGGCTCTTCTCCAACCACGCGGCACAGCTGCATACGCTGCTG GGCCTGTACTGTGTCTCTGTCAACTGCATGGACAATGCAGAAGCCCAGTTCACCACAGCCCTGCGG CTCACCAACCACCAGGAGTTGTGGGCCTTCATCGTGACCAATCTGGCGAGTGTGTATATACGGGAAGGAAATAGACACCAAGAGGTA CTATATAGTTTGTTGGAGAGGATCAATCCAGACCACAGCTTCCCTGTCAG CTCACACTGCCTGCGAGCTGCAGCTTTCTACGTGCGCGggctcttctccttcttccaggGACGCTACAATGAGGCCAA GCGATTTCTTCGAGAAACTCTGAAGATGTCCAACGCAGAGGACCTGAACCGGCTCACAGCCTGCTCCCTTGTGCTCCTGGGCCACATCTTCTATGTGTTGGGGAACCACAGA GAGAGTAACAACATGGTGGTGCCTGCCATGCAACTGGCCAGCAAGATCCCAGACATGTCAGTGCAGCTGTGGTCCTCAGCCCTGCTGAGAG ACTTGAACAAGGCCTGCGGGAATGCCATGGATGCCCACGAAGCTGCCCAGATGCACCAGAACTTCTCCCAGCAGCTGCTCCAGGACCATATTGAGGCCTGCAGTCTCCCTGAACACAACCTCATCACG TGGACGGACGGCCCACCCCCTGTGCAGTTCCAAGCTCAAAATGGACCCAATACAAGCCTGGCCAGCCTCCTGTGA
- the MAU2 gene encoding MAU2 chromatid cohesion factor homolog isoform X1, which produces MAAQAAAAAQAAAAQAAQAEAAESWYLALLGFAEHFRTSSPPKIRLCVHCLQAVFPFKPPQRIEARTHLQLGSVLYHHTKNSEQARSHLEKAWLISQQIQQFEDVKFEAASLLSELYCQENSVDAAKPLLRKAIQISQQTPYWHCRLLFQLAQLHTLEKDLVSACDLLGVGAEYARVVGSEYTRALFLLSKGMLLLMERKLQEVHPLLTLCGQIVENWQGNPIQKESLRVFFLVLQVTHYLDAGQVKSVKPCLKQLQQCIQTISTLHDDEILPSNPADLFHWLPKEHMCVLVYLVTVMHSMQAGYLEKAQKYTDKALMQLEKLKMLDCSPILSSFQVILLEHIIMCRLVTGHKATALQEISQVCQLCQQSPRLFSNHAAQLHTLLGLYCVSVNCMDNAEAQFTTALRLTNHQELWAFIVTNLASVYIREGNRHQEVLYSLLERINPDHSFPVSSHCLRAAAFYVRGLFSFFQGRYNEAKRFLRETLKMSNAEDLNRLTACSLVLLGHIFYVLGNHRESNNMVVPAMQLASKIPDMSVQLWSSALLRDLNKACGNAMDAHEAAQMHQNFSQQLLQDHIEACSLPEHNLITWTDGPPPVQFQAQNGPNTSLASLL; this is translated from the exons ATGGCGGCTcaagcggcggcggcggcccaggCGGCGGCGGCCCAGGCAGCGCAGGCTGAGGCGGCCGAGTCGTGGTACCTGGCGCTTCTGGGCTTCGCCGAGCACTTCCGCACTTCCAGCCCGCCCAAGATCCGCCTGTGTGTGCACTGCCTGCAGGCCGTGTTCCCCTTCAAGCCGCCGCAGCGCATCGAGGCCCGCACGCACTTACAGCTCGGTTCCGTGCTCTACCACCACACCAAGAACAGCGAACAGGCGCGCAGCCACCTGGAGAAGGCG tggttGATATCACAGCAA ATCCAGCAGTTTGAAGATGTTAAATTTGAAGCAGCAAGTCTTTTGTCCGAGTTATACTGTCAAGAG AATTCTGTAGACGCAGCAAAGCCACTGCTGCGGAAAGCAATCCAGATCTCACAGCAGACTCCATACTGGCACTGCCGCCTGCTCTTCCAGCTTGCT CAACTGCATACACTTGAGAAGGACCTGGTGTCAGCCTGCGACCTCCTGGGTGTAGGGGCCGAGTATGCCAGAGTTGTGGGATCTGAGTACACACG GGCACTGTTCCTGCTCAGCAAAGGAATG ctgctgCTGATGGAGCGCAAGTTACAGGAAGTGCACCCGCTGCTGACCCTCTGTGGACAGATAGTTGAGAACTGGCAAGGGAACCCCATCCAGAAGGAGTCTCTGCGCGTCTTCTTCCTGGTGCTTCAGGTGACTCATTACTTGGATGCCGGGCAG GTGAAGAGCGTGAAGCCGTGCCTGAAGCAGCTACAGCAATGCATCCAGACCATCTCCACGCTGCATGATGATGAGATCCTGCCCAGCAACCCTGCCGACCTCTTCCACTGGCTGCCCAAGGAGCACATGTGTGTACTCGTCTACCTG GTGACCGTGATGCACTCCATGCAGGCCGGCTACCTGGAGAAAGCACAGAAATACACAGACAAAGCCCTCATGCAGCTGGAGAAGCTCAAGA TGCTTGACTGCAGCCCTATCCTGTCCTCCTTCCAAGTGATCCTACTTGAACATATCATCATGTGTAGGCTTGTCACAGGACACAAGGCCACTGCACTACAGGAG ATCTCCCAGGTCTGCCAGCTGTGCCAGCAGTCCCCCCGGCTCTTCTCCAACCACGCGGCACAGCTGCATACGCTGCTG GGCCTGTACTGTGTCTCTGTCAACTGCATGGACAATGCAGAAGCCCAGTTCACCACAGCCCTGCGG CTCACCAACCACCAGGAGTTGTGGGCCTTCATCGTGACCAATCTGGCGAGTGTGTATATACGGGAAGGAAATAGACACCAAGAGGTA CTATATAGTTTGTTGGAGAGGATCAATCCAGACCACAGCTTCCCTGTCAG CTCACACTGCCTGCGAGCTGCAGCTTTCTACGTGCGCGggctcttctccttcttccaggGACGCTACAATGAGGCCAA GCGATTTCTTCGAGAAACTCTGAAGATGTCCAACGCAGAGGACCTGAACCGGCTCACAGCCTGCTCCCTTGTGCTCCTGGGCCACATCTTCTATGTGTTGGGGAACCACAGA GAGAGTAACAACATGGTGGTGCCTGCCATGCAACTGGCCAGCAAGATCCCAGACATGTCAGTGCAGCTGTGGTCCTCAGCCCTGCTGAGAG ACTTGAACAAGGCCTGCGGGAATGCCATGGATGCCCACGAAGCTGCCCAGATGCACCAGAACTTCTCCCAGCAGCTGCTCCAGGACCATATTGAGGCCTGCAGTCTCCCTGAACACAACCTCATCACG TGGACGGACGGCCCACCCCCTGTGCAGTTCCAAGCTCAAAATGGACCCAATACAAGCCTGGCCAGCCTCCTGTGA